The sequence ATATCCTCTTCAAGGAGAATACCATGACTttaataccatgttagaaacaagagactaaactgaaGAAATGATTTGTGTGTCTATTCAAGTTGTATAAAATGATTCAATATAAAAAaagtatttataggtactaagagaatcgtaataataacgacgtaattttctaaaataaatatttagatatattaaataatactaattgatactaattgattctaattatattctaacaataCTAAAATCATACTTTCACATATTTGGAAGNNNNNNNNNNNNNNNNNNNNNNNNNNNNNNNNNNNNNNNNNNNNNNNNNNNNNNNNNNNNNNNNNNNNNNNNNNNNNNNNNNNNNNNNNNNNNNNNNNNNNNNNNNNNNNNNNNNNNNNNNNNNNNNNNNNNNNNNNNNNNNNNNNNNNNNNNNNNNNNNNNNNNNGGGGCTATGGGCCAGAGATCTGACCCTGCCCAACAACCAGAACCCGATTCGCCTCATTACCCGCTTTCCCTCGTGCCCGACCCTACCACTATGTCGTCCTCCTCGCGTCCCTCTCTGTTAGGTGTTGCTGTCATCGTCGGATCTTCCTTGCCAGGCCTAGCTGATGCATGAATCTGAAGGCTGAAGCATTCTTCCCGTTTTGTAACCTCAGTTCCTCTCTGCAATGGGACGTCCCGCCATCTTCTGTCTACACGCTTCTCCTCCCCAGCCCGGTGCTGCCGCCGCTGTTGATGAATCCTCCTTGGAAATTCTGGCCAGTATGTTTCTGCCTTTGTGACCCTCTGCCTTGCAGCATCCCGCATCGGGCCAGGACCCTCAGTGCTCCCCACTCGACCTGCCCTCCAGGTTTCACCAATACGGTTAACCCCCTCTGTATTTGGCCGCCGTGACGCACTGGGTTGAAGCTGCTCTCCCCCAACATCTTCTTGCATGTTCCGGTTTTCCACCGTCTCAGGTAAATCCATTTCCTCCCTCTCAGGTAACCCATTTTCTGATTGGTACCCTTGATGGTTAGTAGGACCTGAGACCCCTTTTAATTGTTTATGAATCTGCTGATTGTGCTGATGAGTTGCGAATCCAGCTTCTATTCTGATTGTGTTCCTGATTTGATTAGGAGGATCAAATATCCACTGCCTCCTGATTTCATTCCCTGCTGCCATTGCTGCCAGTTGGTGAGCTACACTATTGCCTTCCCTTGGAGTCCAGGTAGCTCCCACGTCCGGAGTCTCGTCCAGCAGCTGGAAAATGTCTCTGATGATAGCATCCGCTTCTGCTATCGGCATTCTAGCCTTGATGGCTTGAACCAAAGGTAAACAGTCAGTTTCAATTAAGCAGTTGTCCATTTGTAAATTCCTAATCAGAATAAGTGCCTCTCTATATGCCTGAGCCTCTGCTGCTATTGCTGAATTTGTGATGAACCTTGATGTTGTTCCAGTAATGATCTTTCCCTGCCAATCTCTGACGACGACTGCTGCAGCTGCGATGCCAGATTCCCTATGGAAAGCCGCGTCAGTATTCGCCTTCAGCCTGTTTTGTGGCGGGGGCCTCCAGGTAATCCTCTTCCTTTCACCACTCCTATCTGCTCTTGATGTGTTGTCTGTGCTGCGACTCCTTGTTGTATTGTGATAATCTGTTGCTAGCTGTTCTGCGTTGATAATTGCCTGTTTTGGATTGATTCTTATTTGCTGGTAAATGTGCTGATTCCTTGCCTTCCATATGCACCAACAAACACTTCCCAGTTTACACAATATTCTGTCCTGTTCCTTCCCTGTCCCGCTCTTTATCTTCCGAACTGTATCCATCATCCATTTCTCGAAAGATGAAACATTGTTGGCTGTAGGCGCAATTTGAAGGCTAGAACCGAACCAAACTACCCTAGTCCACGGACACAATAGTAATGCATGTTCGACTGTTTCGTTCTCAGCCTGACATATGGTGCATGATGGTTTAACTGCGCATCTACGCTGATACAAATTAACGTTCACTGGCAATATATTATGAGCTGCTTTCCAAAAGATCATCTTTACCTTTTGTGGCACTGGTAATCCCCAAATAGTTTCCCACACCTCCCTAACATTCTGACTTGTTGAGGCTTTGCTTTGTTTTATCTCCTCCTTTGTATCTTTCTCCACCTTCGCAGAATAGTATCCAGATTTCACTAAATATTGTCCATCCAATCTATCCGGCCATACAAAATGATCTTTCTTGTTAATCAAACTTATGGGTATTCTTTTAATTAAATCAGCTATGTTCTCCGAAAATAACTCCTGAATTCTGTTCGCGTCCCAACCCTCACCCTCTTTTATCAACTCGCTGACCCTTCTGGGTTGCCCTTCGCCATGTCTCCCCAGCTTGTTCATTCCCATCACCCAATTGTCTTTCCAAATGTCAATTTCTGTTCCACTCCCTACGCTCCATCTACCTCTCCTTCTAAGGAAGTCTCTCCCTTCCAACAAGCTCTTCCATATCCATGACGCGTTCCTTCCTTCTTCGGCGTCCCACAGGCTACAATTTGGATAATAAATGGCCTTTAGTGTCTTAGCCCAGATTGCATCCTCCTCCTTTAGTAATCTCCATGCTTGTTTCGCCAAGTGCGCAATGTTTTGGCATTCTACATCCTTAAACCCCAATCCTCCATTTAGTTTGCACTTTGTCAAATTTGACCACCCTTTCCAATGAATGGACCTTTCCTTTCCATTATTTGTCCACCAGAACCTCGCAATTGCTGCTTCAATGCTTTTGCAAAAAGATTTGGGGAATTTGATGACATTCATAGCGTAGGTTGGAATCGCTTGTATTACCGCCTTTATCAAAACCTCCTTTCCTGCTTGATTTAATAGTTTCTCTTTCCATCCTTGCATCTTATCTAGTATCTTCTCCTTTATCCATTCTAAGGCCTTATTTTTGGACCTGCCCCATCTCGCTGGTAACCCTAGGTATCTCCCAAGATCCTCCCACGATGCCATTCCGGTGATCTCCTCTATATTAACCCTTTTTTGAATAGATACTTGATTACCAAATATCAACCCAGACTTCTCAGTGTTGATTCTCTGGCCTGATGCTTCGGTATATTTATTTAGAATCTGAATGGGCTGATAAATCTCTTCTTCCTGCGCACCTGCAAAAATTATACAGTCATCAGCGAATAACAAATGAGTAATAACCGGTGCAGAAGGTGCAAGTTTAATTCCAGAAATAAGCTTATCACTCATCGCCTTTTCCATGAGAACAGTGAAGCTTTCAGCCACCAGGATAAATAAGTAGAGTGATAGAGGATCTCCCTGCCTGAGACCTCTCTGTGGGTAGATCTTGGTTGACAGGTTTCCATTTATTTTAAATCTGTAAGTAGCACTTTTCACGCAGCTCATCACCAACCTCACCCACTCACTACTGAAACCAAACTCTTCCATAACCCTTTGCAAGAAGCTCCATTCCAGTCTATCGTAGGCCTTATTCATATCCAATTTTATGGCTAGATCTTGACTTCCCAAGTTTCCTTTCCTATTTAGCTTATGAAAAGCTTCCTGCATAATAACTATATTATCTTGTATGAGTCTTCCTTTAACAAAAGCGCTCTGGACTGGGGAAATGATGAGATCAAGTACTTTACTTAGTCTTCCCACCAAGACTCTTGTTACGATCTTATATACAAAGTTACAGCAACTAATCGGTctgagttggttgaggctttccGGCCGACTTACTTTAGGAATTAAAACAACCGTTGTTTTCCCTAGGTCCTCCGGTATAACGCCGTCTTCAAAAATTTGCTTCACTAGTGCACAAATATCTTTACTCAGAATATCCCAGTGTTGTTGAAAAAATAACCCGTTTAAACCATCTGGCCCTGGAGCCTTTAACCCCCCCATACTAAATGCTGCCTCCTTTATTTCCTCCTCATTAATGTTAGCCATGAGCTCCTCATTCATCTCCCTAGTGACTCTCCTTGGAATGTCTTTTACACACTCTTCCATGTTTCTCTCCCCTTCCGAAACAAACAATTCGGTATAATGCCTTTCTACTAGCCTCATTATGTTTGCTTCCCCTTGTATCCACCGACCCGTTCCATCTTTCACTCTATCTATTCTGTTCCTGATTCTTCTTTGGATGGTCGATGCATGAAAAAAGGCAGTATTCCTATCGCCCCACTTTAGCCATTTCAGCCTTGATCTGAGACCCCAATATTTTTCCTCTTGTTTCCAAAGTTCTGATATTTTGATCTTCAATTCTTTCTCTCTTCCTTGGTCTCTGTCCATCAAATCAGCTTCTTGGATCTTATGTAACTCTGTTTTCATTCTTTCTATTTCTTTGTCTGCTCTCTTGAATTTTCGTCTACTCCATTCGATTAGCTCCCTTTTGCATCTGTTTC is a genomic window of Arachis ipaensis cultivar K30076 chromosome B06, Araip1.1, whole genome shotgun sequence containing:
- the LOC107646692 gene encoding uncharacterized protein LOC107646692, yielding MNIYEWCDNYIKANININNDLKCQGIFVYGNPVFQKRRKLWQELTISNMNKEEPQAYMGDFNDILSQDEKVGVHPQPKNCLETFRKFVDDNGLMDVDSSDHCALILETQPRGRIKKEFKFEAFWADHEECKEVIRNSWQQDEGNRNCWNQFIRKRNRCKRELIEWSRRKFKRADKEIERMKTELHKIQEADLMDRDQGREKELKIKISELWKQEEKYWGLRSRLKWLKWGDRNTAFFHASTIQRRIRNRIDRVKDGTGRWIQGEANIMRLVERHYTELFVSEGERNMEECVKDIPRRVTREMNEELMANINEEEIKEAAFSMGGLKAPGPDGLNGLFFQQHWDILSKDICALVKQIFEDGVIPEDLGKTTVVLIPKVSRPESLNQLRPISCCNFVYKIVTRVLVGRLSKVLDLIISPVQSAFVKGRLIQDNIVIMQEAFHKLNRKGNLGSQDLAIKLDMNKAYDRLEWSFLQRVMEEFGFSSEWVRLVMSCVKSATYRFKINGNLSTKIYPQRGLRQGDPLSLYLFILVAESFTVLMEKAMSDKLISGIKLAPSAPVITHLLFADDCIIFAGAQEEEIYQPIQILNKYTEASGQRINTEKSGLIFGNQVSIQKRVNIEEITGMASWEDLGRYLGLPARWGRSKNKALEWIKEKILDKMQGWKEKLLNQAGKEVLIKAVIQAIPTYAMNVIKFPKSFCKSIEAAIARFWWTNNGKERSIHWKGWSNLTKCKLNGGLGFKDVECQNIAHLAKQAWRLLKEEDAIWAKTLKAIYYPNCSLWDAEEGRNASWIWKSLLEGRDFLRRRGRWSVGSGTEIDIWKDNWVMGMNKLGRHGEGQPRRVSELIKEGEGWDANRIQELFSENIADLIKRIPISLINKKDHFVWPDRLDGQYLVKSGYYSAKVEKDTKEEIKQSKASTSQNVREVWETIWGLPVPQKVKMIFWKAAHNILPVNVNLYQRRCAVKPSCTICQAENETVEHALLLCPWTRVVWFGSSLQIAPTANNVSSFEKWMMDTVRKIKSGTGKEQDRILCKLGSVCWCIWKARNQHIYQQIRINPKQAIINAEQLATDYHNTTRSRSTDNTSRADRSGERKRITWRPPPQNRLKANTDAAFHRESGIAAAAVVVRDWQGKIITGTTSRFITNSAIAAEAQAYREALILIRNLQMDNCLIETDCLPLVQAIKARMPIAEADAIIRDIFQLLDETPDVGATWTPREGNSVAHQLAAMAAGNEIRRQWIFDPPNQIRNTIRIEAGFATHQHNQQIHKQLKGVSGPTNHQGYQSENGLPEREEMDLPETVENRNMQEDVGGEQLQPSASRRPNTEGVNRIGETWRAGRVGSTEGPGPMRDAARQRVTKAETYWPEFPRRIHQQRRQHRAGEEKRVDRRWRDVPLQRGTEVTKREECFSLQIHASARPGKEDPTMTATPNREGREEDDIVVGSGTRESG